CTCACCATGACAACGTTGGCACAATTGGGTATATACATTTTTGCCCTTATCAGGGCTCGCTGCTCTGTCTAAATAGTTGAGCTTACCTAGTGCAGAACCATAAGGTTTTACACCTTTGGCTACACCTTTTCCCACCCATTTTATATAGGCATACATGGCCTCCATTTCTTTAGTGTTCGTATCTAATGGCTGACCATTCAAACTCCGTACAAAGCAGTCATTAATACGCTTATGAATGTCTTCAATGCTACCACTTCGCTCTCTGTATTTTGGATAAGTAGAATAAACGGCTCCAAAATTATTTCCCCAGGCTCTTTTGCCGGCATCCAAATGACAGTTTTGGCAATTCATTCCATTCGAGATCTGAGCAATACTTCCTTTAGGCCCTAAATATTTAGCAGTATTGGCAATTAAGTCTTCACCATAAATTACTTGTGCCCTTTCTTTTCCCGATGTAACTAAGTCGGTATACAAGCTCGGCGCTTCCCAAGCGCTATCCTTTAATAGGGCTGCGTGTAGCTGAAGATCTTTTTCATTTGTATTACTAATGCTATGGCTTAATAATAGTACAACAGCAGAAATGAATAGGATAACTACAAAAACACTACTTATTTTAATTGCATTTCGCATGAGTCATGCTATTAAAATTACTTTTAAAAGCATAGGTGGATTAAACTTGAAAACTTTATAGCTCGTTTATAAATAGGTTAAGAGCGCTATATCAAAATTAATAAACTAACTAGCTTAAGATAATTTTCCCATAACGCACATTTAAACAATAATTGTTAAATGATGTAATATGGTAATAGCTCAACTTAAGGATACTAAACAATAAAGTGGTAATGCAAAATTTGGGGTTGATATACCCAGAGAACTTTTTGAAAACACAACGTGCTATTAATCTTTAAAGACATCCCGTTTAATCAATGTATACTCATCAATGAATGCTTCATAAGAGTAATTCTTTTACTGCTCATAATTACAACTACATTAATGGAGTGGTATAAGATTTGAATACAGATAGAATTAGGGTATACTAACGGCATCGCATATTCATAGATGAATAAATTCTTTAGGGTACGTAATGAAAATTGAACTAGTTGTCGATATACGTTTATGTTTACTAGTTTTTCAGTTTGTTATAAACAAACTATCTATGATTTAATGTGTGCACTTTATTAGTTCGTATAATTTGTATCATTATGTAATCAGTATACTACATTTTTGTGAGGACTATTCGACAAGGAATAGGCGAAAATGGAATGAGTGTTATAGATAAAAGTATACTGAAAATGGGTAATGTATATATGTGTTGCTTTCATTTAGTTAACTAAAAAGTTTGGCTTTTTACAGCAGAGTGTATTGAATTGTAATAAGTTATACATTCCCGTTGTATAAAACAGGATAAATAGAAAATAAAAAAAAAGGATAAAAAAAGTCGAATAGAGTTTTGAAATTCAACTGACTTCATGTTATCTTTATAAGCAATTCCGCTCCCTATTAATTCTACGCACTTTTTATTCGTCCCCCCCGATCCCAACTCTCTGATTTCTTGTCAACTCCTATAAAGATCCTTCTAATCAATGTATTAGTAGTTCAATTACTTCATAAGGCTTGGTTGCTATATGCGAATGGCCAGATAGATACTCATATTCTAGTTATAACCAACTTCATAAAAACTGTTTTTTCCAGGCAGTTTCAATTAAAGCAGCAAGATCACCTTTGATCTTAGAACAGCAGCTTTAAAAAATGAATGTTAATCTATTTGCCTCAAAACAACGAATGTAATTGAGATTAGCGAAGCTTTTTTCTAAACTGAACTATCTCTACTACATTGTAAACCACCCCCCGCTATGAACAATACAATATGGAAGCTGACTATTTTTGTGATAGTTGTCGTTTGTGTTTCTGCATGTGTAAATCCAAAGTCAGCAACTTATTTTATCGATCAGAAGGATGCTGAAATTAAAACTTCCAATCAGTCTGCAAAAGTCTTAATACATAGCAACGACGTGCTCAATATTAATGTTACAAGCATGAGCACCCAACCTACCAATCTTTTTAATATTTCAAACGTATCCACCAACTCCAACACTAGCTCAAGTTTCCCTGGTCTTTACAGCTCTCAACCGGCTGGATACTTAGTAGATCCAGATGGCTACATAAAATTACCTTATCTAGGAAAGTTAAAAGCGGATGGTTTAAGCAGTAACGAACTGGCTGATACCATTACAAACGGCATACTTTCTAGAAAGTTAATGATAGATCCTATCGTTAATGTTCGCCTGTTGAATTTTAAAGTAACAGTCTTAGGTGAGGTCGGTCATCCTATGGTGATTAATGTACCAAACGAAAAAATATCAATTCTCGAAGCTATTGGTATGGCTGGCGACTTAACAATGTACGCAATACGAGATAAAGTCTTACTTATACGGGAAGAGGATGGTAAGAAAATAACGAAAAGACTGGATTTGAATTCTGCTTCCATGCTTACTTCTCCTTATTATTATCTGAAGTCGAACGATGTTATTTATGTTGAGCCAAATAGCGCCAAAATATCAAGCACAAGTAAATCACGTCAAGTGTTACCTATAATATTTAGTGCAATGGGTTTAGCAGTCATAATTCTTGATCGGATTGCTTTTAGAAATTAAACAACTATGCAAGCGTTATCAAACAAAAAGCTTGAAAATAAGCATGCCTTAAACTTTACGCAACTGTGGTTGCGGCACAGCGTTTATTGGCCATACTTTTTGATTTTGCTGCTCTTGTCAGTGGGTGCAGCTTGGCTTTATTTATTGTATACACCTCCACAATATCAAGCCAATGCTAGGGTATTGATTAAAGATGAAAATAAAGGCGCGGATGATAGATCTGTAGAATTTCTGACCATGGTAAGTACCAAAAAGCTTTTGGAAAATGAGAAAGAGGTGTTTTTGTCAAAAAGGATTCTGGTAGAAGTTGTCAAGAACCTTGGTCTGTATGCACCTATTTATGAAAAGGGTAAGTTTCGGGATGTTTCAGCTTACACCTCCTCTCCTGTAAGAATAGAGGCCCAAAACCAGACAGTAATAGGTAGTCCTGAAACATATAGTTTCACATATAATGCAAACGATAATACAGTTCAGTTTAATCAAAAAGTGTTTGCATTGAACCAATGGATAGTTCTCAATCGTGTGGATACAATTCGCTTTGTCAAAAATCCGGATTTCTCTTATTCAACTGCTAGTAAATATGATTTCCAGTTAGTAGATCCAGATGCGGTTGCTGAAATGGTAAAAAATAGCGTTTTTATTGAGCCTAGCAGTAAAGCTTCAACTATACTTGATATCTATTGTGCTGATGACGTTCCACAAAGAGCTGAAGATATTTTAAATGAACTGATTGAGGCATACAATAAAACAAGCTTAAACGATAAGAACATCCTGGCAACAAATACATTGAAGTTTGTACAGGAACGCTTAGATCAGGTAGGTAAAAACTTAGATGCAGTTGAAAATAAAATTAAACAATATAAATCTAGTAGTGGAGCAGTTGACATAGGAACCCAAAGCCAACTTTTCTTACAAAATGTAAGTTCAAACGACCAAAAGTTAAGTGAAATAAATATGAAGTTGGCTGTGCTAGATAAAGTGGAAGAATATGTTGTTTCAAAAGATGCAAAGGATGGAATAGTTCCATCCACCCTTGGTGTAGATGATCCAATGTTGGGTAAGTTATTGGGCAATCTGTATGATGCAGAACTTGAATATGAGAAGTATCGGAAAACGGAGGGAGAAAACTCTCCGGCTTTAACGGCCATTAACATGCAAATCGATAAAATACGACCTAGTATAATCGAGAATATCAGAAGTCAACGTATAAGCCTTGAAACCAGTAAAAATAATTTGGTAAGAACCAATAACCAATACAATTCTTCGCTGGTAAATATTCCCAATCAGGAAAAAGAATTGGTGAATATAAATCGCGAACAAAGCACTATCACTTCTATCTATAGTTTTTTATTGCAGAAAAAAGAAGAAGCTGTTTTATCAAAAGCCTCAACAATCCCAAGCTCTATTGTAGTGGATCGGGCAAAAGCTTCTTATTCACCAGTTAGCCCCAAACCTATGAAAATATATATGATTGCCTTTATAGCACCATTTATCATAGGAATTGGCACCATTACTATAAAAGAAACACTCAATAGCAAGGTTTTGTTTAGGCAAGAAATTGAAGATCTTACCGTCTACCCTATTATTGGTGAAATTGCAAGCGACAAAACCAAAAGCCCAATAGCTGTTAATGCAAATGCAAGAACCTTTATTTCCGAACAATTCCGGCAATTGCGTGTTGCAATCAGTTTAAACAGTAATAAAAACAAATGCAATCGCATTCTTGTTACTTCAACTATTTCAGGAGAGGGTAAAAGTTATATTGCAGTTAATCTGGCAACCTCGTTTGCCATAAACAATAAAAAAACAGTTCTGCTTGAACTAGACTTAAACAACCCTACGGTTTATGAACCGGCAAGCATTTCCAATTCACCAGGCATTTCAGAATACCTGCAAGGCAAAGCCGAAAAAGAAGAAATAATTAAACGGACAAACCTGCAGGAAAACTTATTTATTGTTCCAGCAGGCAAATGTCCGGAATGGCACCCTTCAGAACTGCTTGAAAATGGAAAGGTTCAGGAATTCATCAATTACTTAAGTGAATTATTTGATTATATAATTATTGATACTGCTCCAGTTGGAGCTATTACAGATGCTTTCATTCTTTCTCACTCTTGCCATATGACACTATATGTGGTAAGACATAACTATACGCCTAAGATTTATTTAGAGCGTCTTGATCAAAATAATGCAACAAATAAATTGAATAATATTTCCATTGTATTTAATGGAATAAGACCTAGAGGATTTGGAAAACACCATTATGGATATGGGTACGGTTATGGTTATGTCTATAATGTCAGAAAAAAAGATTTAGACCATGCCTGATCCCGTGAAATTTGAAAGGAGAAGTTATGAACATAAACAAACATTGGATTGCCGTTTACACCAGGGCAAGGTGGGAAAAAAAAGTATCTCAATTATTATCGAATAAGAACATTGAAAATTATTGCCCCTTAAATAAGGTGGTAAGGCAATGGTCGGATAGAAAAAAGATTGTACTGGAACCACTGTTTACATCCTATGTTTTTGTCAATACCAACATTGATGAATATCTGTCAATAAGAAAGACGGATGGTATAATAAACTTCGTTTATTGGCTGGGTAAGCCTGCTGTTATAAAAAATGCAGAGATAGAATCAATAAAGTCCTTTCTGAGCGACTATACCGATGTTGAGTTAGAAAAAATCGATGTAAATGTCAATGAAGAAGTCAAAATTATTCATGGTCCCCTTTTCTCAATGAAAGGTAAAGTGATAGAAGTACAGTTTAATTATGTAAAAGTAATGCTGCCATCAATTGGCTATTCAATGGTAGCTAAAGTTCCAAAGTCCCATATTGCAAAAATTAGCTTAAATTCTCCTAGCTCCATTTTAAGAGTGATTTAAGCCCCTCTTTTTACAGTTCCAATTAATAATCTATGCGGGTAGCGTATATTACTTCATACAATTCAGAAGAAGTAAAACATTGGTCTGGAAGCGGATTTTATATTGCTGAAGCTTTAAAAAACCAGGGTATAGAGCTGTTAAGAATACATTGTATTGTCAAACACTCTTTTATTCAGCGATTAAAAAGAAAGCTTAATAAAATTTTATTTAATAAAGTGCTTTTATTAGAAAGAGAGCCGTCATATTTAAAGTCATTGGCTAAAAAAGCTAATCAATTGCTTTTTAATCAGGAGTACGATATTGTTTTCTCCCCAGGGTCATTACCCATAACGTACTTAAAAACGGATAAGCCCATTGCTTTTATGACAGATTCCACTTATGATGGTTTGATAAATCTCTATATGCAGGATCAATCCTTGACAAAACAATCTATTATAAATGGAAATAAGGCAGAAGCCATTGCTTTGCAAAAAGCTTCTTTGGCCTTTTATACTTCTGAATGGGCTATTGAAAATGCAGTAAATAAGTATAATATAGATAAATCAAAGGTTCGGAAAAGCAGTTTTGGACCTAATCTTTCGAATGGTTTTTCGGAAAAGAAAATCCGAGAATTGGTAGGTGAGCGTGCAGACAATAAAGTAAAGAACTTATTGTTCGTGGGCGTAGAATGGCGGCGCAAAGGTGCAAGGAAGGCTATAGAGACAGTAGCTGCCTTAATTGAAAAAGGCCATAATGTAACACTTACATTGGTTGGTTGTAAAATACCCGAAGGCGAAGTTTTGCCCTCCTTTGTTAAATACTACCCCTTTATTTCAAAAGAAACTATCGAAGGCCGTCAAATACTGGATAAGCTCTTTCAACAAGCCAGCTTTTTTATACTACCTACTGAAGCCGATTGTACACCAATTGTGTTTTCTGAAGCAGCGTCTTATGGCCTACCCGTTATTACAACAAATACCGGAGGATGTCCTGCTGTTGTATTAGATAAAATTTCTGGTTATTGTTTTCAACCTGAAACATTTAAGGAGAATGCTGTTGAAATCATTGAGAATTTGATAAATGATCAACGATTATATGAGAGGATTAGCGTAAACGCATATTATCGTTTTTGTAACGAGTTAAACTGGAACGTTATTGGTAAACAATTACTTGAGTCATTAGAGCCACTAGTTGAAAAAAGATAAATCCCAAGTTACTACCTATTAATTTACAAGAACACTACTTCTCATCCATTCTGTAAATATGAAGCTCATAATTAAGCTATAAAATGATAGGCGCAATATTATTCATTGTCTCATTTGCTTTATTCTCTGGGCCTAATAGGTTTATTTCTATTGTGCTGTTATTTGCGTTGTTAACCGGTGGTTTTCAATTGGTGCCACTTAATTATATGGTAATATCTTCAATTGGCGTTACTAAATGCTATGATTGGGTATTATTATTTGTTGGTGCAATGTTGTTGCTGCAACCTCAGGTATTTTTAAATACGCTGGTATGGAAAAGTTTTAAAATGATGTCCATCTATGGTGTCATTTTAATAATACTATTAGTATACAGCATTTTTGTTCAGAACGTCGAACCTGCAGTAAGTGTACGGGTTTTTCGAAACTTACTTTATTTTTTACCGATCGTATTGTTTGTACAACTTCCTCAGGAAGAAATTGCCAAGGTTTTTAAAATCCTAATTTTTATTACAGCATTCGTTAGCCTTGTTTATTGCTTGCAACAGGTGTTTCACAAAACATTGCTGAATGGTATAACATCCGATTTTATGGGTGTTAGCGGAGAGAAAGACCGTTACTATAATTTGCCTGTTTATGTCTATCCTGTTATCTTTTTCCTGTTTTTTAAAGACAACTTTTTACAAATACGTTTTAGGTATATTCTTTTATTAATGTGCTGTTCAGCAGTTTTGTTATCACAACACAGAAACCTGCTTTTAGCAATAGTTGTCTGTTATTTCTTACACTTCCTATTTAGCAATCGTGTTTCAATAATTGCAATTTTAGGGTTTAGCATTTTAAGTGCTGGGTTTCTCTACTTTGCTGATTCTTTATGGAATAATCGCTTCTCTAAAGGTTTGGAGGATATTTCACAGACTTCATTTGCAATAACTCCTGCAGCCTTCTATGAAATAGATTTAACAAACATAACTACTACTGAGTTCCGGCAATATCTTTTTCAGGAACGACTGAACTATATATTAAAAGAAAATGGCAAAACACTATTGGGAGCTGGACTAATTACTGATGATTCCAGAAAGGCAGCCTCTTTGAATTTCAATATCGGGATGGATGACGGATATGGAAATGTTTCACAAGTAGCTAGTAGTGATATTGCTTGGTCCTCAATGATTTTACAAATGGGCGTAGCAGGTACTTTAGTTTTCATTTTATTTCATATTTCATTCCTTAAAGATTTTTTTAAAGAAAGAGAAGATGGAATTATGCAGGTTGGTGCCCTGTATATTATTGCACTTTTTATTACTTCCTTTTTCAGTAATACCATTTCTCTGCCATATACAACCTCTTTATTAGTATTATTTGGTGCTTACTATTATCAACTTTATTTAAATAAAAGAGCTAAATCGTATTTGAATGATCAGGATTTCAATCATTACTTCTCTTTATCGGTGTGAAGCTTTTTTAGAGACCTTTATCCATCACTTTTTTAATATCGTTAATAAAGATGAATGTGAGTTAATACTTGTACATAATGATCCCACTAGTAATGAATTGCAGATCATTAAAAAGTTTGATTGGACAGGCATTCATTTAACACATATTCAAATTGGGCGTGAAGGTTTGTATAATTCATGGAACAGGGCCATTAAAATAGCCAAAGGTGAATATTTGGCTATTTGGAATGTCGATGATATCAGAACACCAGATTCCTTGCTTTCGCAAAAGATAGCATTAGATAACAATGACGCTGTATTATGTTATGGCGACTTCTATGGCACTCGTGAATATGGAACCTTTAAACATCGAAAGCTTCAGTATGCTGAATTCAGCGAAATGAAGAAAAGTAAATTAAGAAGACACATCATTGGATGCTTTCCTATGTGGCGAAAATCGGTTCATGAAAAGGTTGGATATTTTGATGAACAATTTAGGCTAGTAAGCGACTTTGAGTTTCAATTGCGGCTCTTACCCAATTACAAGTTTGTAAAAGCTGACAAAATACTGGGTTATTACTTAGAGTTTGTTGGCCACAAATTAAGTAGTAATGGTTTTTTACAGAATAAAGAACGAACTGTAGTTGAAATAAGGTATAAGATTTATGAAAAGATATTGATGCATACACTCCCCTTTCTATCTAAATATCGGCCTTATTACTTTTTGAATTTTGGTGTATGGTATAAAGTTTCAGATGTTGTTCCACATGTCAGGAAAATTAATGAAATGGATGTACTTCATTTTATCCAAATGCCTTTTTCCTTTTTCCTTACATTTTTATCCCGTAGTACTAGTAAACTTTATAGAGTTCTTTTAAATAAACCCTATATCCCTTCATAAATAAAATGACCAAGATCAATATAGTGCATGTAATTTTTGTAATGCGGGTTGGTGGCGCTGAGAATATGTTGACTGACCTGGTAAATGAACAAGTCAAAACAGCTAATGTTTCTATAATTGTGGTGAACAGTAAGATTGACCAAATATTAATTGACCGTCTATCTCCTGCTGTAAAAGTTTATTATGCCGAAAGAAATGAACAGTCGCGAAATCCCTTTGTTCTCTTTAAGATCTGGTTTTGGCTTTTCAATTTAAAGGCTGACGTTATTCATTGTCATCAACACAATTTGATTAACTATTTGCCATTTTGGAAAAATAAAATGGTTGTTACCATTCATACAGTTGGTGTGGAAGTGAAAAATCTAAGAAAATATAAAAAGGTTTATGCTATTTCTGATGCTGTAAGGAATGATCTCCTTAAACGCGGAGGTATAAATGCAACCGTGGTTTATAATGGTATAGAAACGCCCAATATAAAGCCAAAACAGTTAAGTACCGTTAATAGCGCAGCTTCGTTTAAAATCGTGCAAGTAAGTAGGCTTATACATGAAGTAAAGGGCCAACATCTAGCAATTGAAGCTATACATAAATTGAGAACTACACTTAATCTAGACGTACAATTGTATTTTATAGGCAGAGGCCCTTCTTTGCAATATTTAAGCGAATTGACAAAAGAGTATAATTTGGAAAACAGTGTGTTTTTTCTGGGTGAAAAAGATCGCAACTGGATTTATGAGAACCTTAATCAGTTTGATCTTCTATTGCAGCCTTCGATATATGAGGGATTTGGGCTAACAATAGTTGAAGGCTTGGCTGCAAGGCTTCCGGTTATTGCATCCAATGTTGACGGCCCGGCTGAAATCTTAAAGGATATCCCTGCTGGATTTTTATTTGATATTAATATAGAAGGAGATTTGGTCTCTTGCATTCTAAAAGTCATAGAACTGACAAAGAATAATGAGTTTCAAGATTCTTGCGAATTGTCACGAAACATGGTGTGCCAAAAATATGGAATTAACCAAACGGTAAGCAATTATTTAAATAGCTACCCATTATTGCCGTCGAATTTGGCCGTTGCATAAACCTATAGTTGTCTAAAAGGAAATAGACCTCATTAATTTATAGTATGATCTCGTCACTGGTATCTAGAAAAGTGTTACTAATCGGGCCAGACTACATTGGTCACCGTGGGGGCATTGGTGCATTGCTTGATATTTATAAAGATCATTATGAGGTATTTAATTTTATACCATCTTTTAAGAATTTGCCAAGTAAGTCACAAAAGCTGGTTTTTTTTATAAAGCAACTTGTTAGAATAATAGCTTTCTTAAGAAAGAACAAAGAGATTCAGGTGCTTCACATCCATTCAGCTAAAGATGGTAGCTTGTATAGAAAGTTGATAATTGCCTTTTTGGCAAAAAAATTCTTTAGAAAAAAAGTTATTAATCATATCCATACAGGACACTTCAAGCACTTTTATGATGAGAGTAATTGGATTTCAAAAAAAAGCATTCGTTACTTCTTGAGTTTGAATGATGCTACAATTACAGTATCAGATTTCTGGAAGGGCTATTTTATTGAATCGTTTAGCTTAAATAATGTTTTCAAAGTAAATAATATCGTATCCATTGCAAAGCAGGATAATTCAATTAAGGAAGAAAAGATTTTAAATTTTTTATTCTTAGGCGTGATAACAAAGAAGAAAGGAATCTTTGATTTGGTAGATACAATTGCAGAAAATAAAGAAATTTTAGAAAATAAGGCAAAGTTGATTATATGTGGAAGTGGTGACACTGACGACTTACTAGATCTAATTAAAATAGGTGGGCTTGAAAATTGCATAGATTACAGGGGCTGGGTTACTGGTGAGGAGAAGAAGTGTTTATTACAGGTTTCAGATGTTTATGTTTTACCCTCCTATTTTGAAGGTGTTCCTATTTCTATTTTGGAGGCTATGAGTTGCGGTATGCCTATTATTTCAACCAATGTAGGCGGTATACCAGAAGTTGTAGAAAACGGCGTTAACGGGCTACTTATAGCACCAGGCGACAGAAAAGCGATTTTGCAGGCTTTGTTGTACTACATTAACAATTTTGGAAAAGTAGAAGATCATGGAAAGCAATCTCTTCAAAAGATAAAAGAGTACTTCCCTGAATCTGTAACTAGAGAACTAGAAGAAATATATACAAGGTTGATAGTTTAACCTTTCGTTCCCGCACTTAATATCATATAGAAAAGCTCCAATTATCTTTTCTTATAAAGAACCACTTGGTAATTTAAAATTATAAGAAGAGAAATACTCTAACATTATTGTAAAGCATCACTATGAATAATTACTTTTTAAGATTTATTCAGGTTTGTGTTTTTTGTTTAGATGTAATCAGTCTAAATTTTAGTAACGTCATTTGTAAGATCTGGTTTCAATTTCCTTCCATAGCAAGTCATGAGTTGGAATACATGAATCTTTTGGTATGGATGAACATCAGTTGGCTGGGTACAGCATGGCTAACTAATTTATATAGCAAAAAAATTATATTATCATTCGAAGCCTTTTCACAACGTACATTAAACACTTTTTTATACTGGCTAATCTTAGTTGTATCTTATCTGTTTTTCTTAGACCAATATATTATTTCCGGTTATTTCATCGGAGCAGTCTTTTTAAATCATTTCATTGTTTTACTGTTTAATAGACTGTTGCTTTTATACCTACGTTATTATTTTAAAAGACATAAGCTTTTGGCACGAAAAATAATGATCGTTGGCTATAATAACACAGCTAAGAAGCTAGCTTCATATTTAGAAGATGACGATCCGAATACCCAAATTATAGGCTTTTGTGAGGAAAAGAATAATGTTCGTGAGTTATCAAATTATCCAATTATTGATTCAATTGATAATACAATTACAGCTGCTCGATTTTATGATGTAAATGAAGTGTATTCTACTATTGCGCCGGAACATAATACAGTTATTTATAAGCTTATGAAGCAGGCAGATAATGCATGTATTCACTTCCGTATTATACCAGATCTAAGCTTTATTATAAAGAAAGTAGTGTATATCAATTACTTTAAAGACATTCCAGTACTTTCTTTACGGGAAGAACCATTAAGTGATGTTGATAATAGAATTAAGAAACGGGTATTCGATATTGTTTTCAGTTTTTTGGTAATTACACTAATCCTATCCTGGCTTATACCTATTATTGGATTACTCATTTATTTAGAATCTCCAGGTCCCATATTTTTTAAGCAACTGCGAACAGGCAAAGACAAGAAGCCGTTTTATTGTATAAAGTTTCGCAGTATGCGTCTCAATTCAGAAGCTAATACAAAGCAAGCACAAAAGTTTGATGTAAGAATTACACGTATTGGAAAGTTTTTGCGGAGGACTAGTATTGATGAGTTTCCACAATTTCTGAATGTTCTTTGGGGTAATATGAGTGTTGTGGGTCCCAGACCACATATGCTAAAACATACAGACGATTATTCAAAACTTATTGATCAGTATATGGTTCGGCAATTTCTAAAACCTGGTATAACTGGTTGGGCGCAAATTAATGGGTTTAGAGGAGAGACAAAGATTCTTGAGCAAATGCAAGGGCGAGTGCAGCACGATATCTGGTATATGGAAAATTGGAGCTTGCTACTTGATATAAAAATAATTTTCCTCACTATTATAAATATGTTCAGAGGTGAAAGGAATGCTTTTTAATTAACCAAGTTCATTGTATCTGATATTGATTTAGTGGCAATTATAAAGTTGCGATAAACAAACTTTTCAAAATGGAAAGAATACTCAAGACACCACCACGCATTTCTCCTGTAAATGCTGATGAAAAACGACCTATATGGTCGGTTATGATACCAACATATAATTGCTACCAACATATCAGGCAAACGCTTGAGAGTGTTTTGTTGCAAGATCCCGGTCCCGAAATGATGCAAATTGAAGT
This genomic interval from Flavisolibacter tropicus contains the following:
- a CDS encoding glycosyltransferase, with amino-acid sequence MTKINIVHVIFVMRVGGAENMLTDLVNEQVKTANVSIIVVNSKIDQILIDRLSPAVKVYYAERNEQSRNPFVLFKIWFWLFNLKADVIHCHQHNLINYLPFWKNKMVVTIHTVGVEVKNLRKYKKVYAISDAVRNDLLKRGGINATVVYNGIETPNIKPKQLSTVNSAASFKIVQVSRLIHEVKGQHLAIEAIHKLRTTLNLDVQLYFIGRGPSLQYLSELTKEYNLENSVFFLGEKDRNWIYENLNQFDLLLQPSIYEGFGLTIVEGLAARLPVIASNVDGPAEILKDIPAGFLFDINIEGDLVSCILKVIELTKNNEFQDSCELSRNMVCQKYGINQTVSNYLNSYPLLPSNLAVA
- a CDS encoding UpxY family transcription antiterminator, which translates into the protein MNINKHWIAVYTRARWEKKVSQLLSNKNIENYCPLNKVVRQWSDRKKIVLEPLFTSYVFVNTNIDEYLSIRKTDGIINFVYWLGKPAVIKNAEIESIKSFLSDYTDVELEKIDVNVNEEVKIIHGPLFSMKGKVIEVQFNYVKVMLPSIGYSMVAKVPKSHIAKISLNSPSSILRVI
- a CDS encoding polysaccharide biosynthesis/export family protein → MNNTIWKLTIFVIVVVCVSACVNPKSATYFIDQKDAEIKTSNQSAKVLIHSNDVLNINVTSMSTQPTNLFNISNVSTNSNTSSSFPGLYSSQPAGYLVDPDGYIKLPYLGKLKADGLSSNELADTITNGILSRKLMIDPIVNVRLLNFKVTVLGEVGHPMVINVPNEKISILEAIGMAGDLTMYAIRDKVLLIREEDGKKITKRLDLNSASMLTSPYYYLKSNDVIYVEPNSAKISSTSKSRQVLPIIFSAMGLAVIILDRIAFRN
- a CDS encoding glycosyltransferase; the encoded protein is MIRISIITSLYRCEAFLETFIHHFFNIVNKDECELILVHNDPTSNELQIIKKFDWTGIHLTHIQIGREGLYNSWNRAIKIAKGEYLAIWNVDDIRTPDSLLSQKIALDNNDAVLCYGDFYGTREYGTFKHRKLQYAEFSEMKKSKLRRHIIGCFPMWRKSVHEKVGYFDEQFRLVSDFEFQLRLLPNYKFVKADKILGYYLEFVGHKLSSNGFLQNKERTVVEIRYKIYEKILMHTLPFLSKYRPYYFLNFGVWYKVSDVVPHVRKINEMDVLHFIQMPFSFFLTFLSRSTSKLYRVLLNKPYIPS
- a CDS encoding glycosyltransferase family 4 protein, with the protein product MRVAYITSYNSEEVKHWSGSGFYIAEALKNQGIELLRIHCIVKHSFIQRLKRKLNKILFNKVLLLEREPSYLKSLAKKANQLLFNQEYDIVFSPGSLPITYLKTDKPIAFMTDSTYDGLINLYMQDQSLTKQSIINGNKAEAIALQKASLAFYTSEWAIENAVNKYNIDKSKVRKSSFGPNLSNGFSEKKIRELVGERADNKVKNLLFVGVEWRRKGARKAIETVAALIEKGHNVTLTLVGCKIPEGEVLPSFVKYYPFISKETIEGRQILDKLFQQASFFILPTEADCTPIVFSEAASYGLPVITTNTGGCPAVVLDKISGYCFQPETFKENAVEIIENLINDQRLYERISVNAYYRFCNELNWNVIGKQLLESLEPLVEKR
- a CDS encoding GumC family protein; translated protein: MQALSNKKLENKHALNFTQLWLRHSVYWPYFLILLLLSVGAAWLYLLYTPPQYQANARVLIKDENKGADDRSVEFLTMVSTKKLLENEKEVFLSKRILVEVVKNLGLYAPIYEKGKFRDVSAYTSSPVRIEAQNQTVIGSPETYSFTYNANDNTVQFNQKVFALNQWIVLNRVDTIRFVKNPDFSYSTASKYDFQLVDPDAVAEMVKNSVFIEPSSKASTILDIYCADDVPQRAEDILNELIEAYNKTSLNDKNILATNTLKFVQERLDQVGKNLDAVENKIKQYKSSSGAVDIGTQSQLFLQNVSSNDQKLSEINMKLAVLDKVEEYVVSKDAKDGIVPSTLGVDDPMLGKLLGNLYDAELEYEKYRKTEGENSPALTAINMQIDKIRPSIIENIRSQRISLETSKNNLVRTNNQYNSSLVNIPNQEKELVNINREQSTITSIYSFLLQKKEEAVLSKASTIPSSIVVDRAKASYSPVSPKPMKIYMIAFIAPFIIGIGTITIKETLNSKVLFRQEIEDLTVYPIIGEIASDKTKSPIAVNANARTFISEQFRQLRVAISLNSNKNKCNRILVTSTISGEGKSYIAVNLATSFAINNKKTVLLELDLNNPTVYEPASISNSPGISEYLQGKAEKEEIIKRTNLQENLFIVPAGKCPEWHPSELLENGKVQEFINYLSELFDYIIIDTAPVGAITDAFILSHSCHMTLYVVRHNYTPKIYLERLDQNNATNKLNNISIVFNGIRPRGFGKHHYGYGYGYGYVYNVRKKDLDHA
- a CDS encoding c-type cytochrome; the protein is MRNAIKISSVFVVILFISAVVLLLSHSISNTNEKDLQLHAALLKDSAWEAPSLYTDLVTSGKERAQVIYGEDLIANTAKYLGPKGSIAQISNGMNCQNCHLDAGKRAWGNNFGAVYSTYPKYRERSGSIEDIHKRINDCFVRSLNGQPLDTNTKEMEAMYAYIKWVGKGVAKGVKPYGSALGKLNYLDRAASPDKGKNVYTQLCQRCHGERGEGQLNLDSASFATPPLWGINSYNDGAGLYRLSSFAVFVKYNMPFNIASRKSPALTDEEAWDVAAFVNSQPRPHMDQRADWPDMTKKPIDFPFGPYADPFTQHQHQFGPFKPIEEWKKLIHKELALRN